The proteins below are encoded in one region of Effusibacillus lacus:
- a CDS encoding MinD/ParA family protein: MYDQAQRLRQMFSTGRIDNRPKPSIRVMAVTSGKGGVGKSNFSLNFALALTSMGKKVVVLDADVGFANIDVLIGKSPGRTLADLILRRVSIWDILELGPLGIHYIAGGSGLQDLLSLKQDQVDYLVDELEELQGFADYLIIDTGAGLTEGTLRFILSADDIITVCTPEPTAITDAYALIKLVVKHNPAAHIQLVVNRVTSAAEGKQVADKLVLVTNQFLHVQLQTLGYVFDDPKVSKAVKEQVPFYLQYPDSAASRSIDQLAKKHLNLNVGINHGDSGIRSFLSRMTHVFRN, from the coding sequence ATGTATGATCAGGCTCAACGGCTTCGTCAAATGTTCTCAACCGGTCGAATTGACAACCGGCCAAAACCGTCAATCAGGGTAATGGCGGTTACCAGTGGCAAGGGCGGAGTGGGCAAATCCAACTTTTCACTTAACTTCGCACTTGCGCTGACTTCCATGGGCAAAAAGGTCGTAGTGCTCGATGCCGATGTAGGCTTTGCCAATATCGATGTACTGATTGGCAAATCCCCCGGTCGGACACTGGCCGATCTGATTTTGAGAAGGGTTTCGATCTGGGACATTCTGGAGCTTGGACCACTTGGCATTCACTATATAGCCGGCGGATCCGGGCTGCAGGATCTGCTGAGTCTCAAACAGGACCAAGTCGATTATCTGGTTGACGAACTGGAGGAATTGCAAGGGTTTGCCGATTATTTGATCATTGACACGGGTGCCGGACTTACTGAAGGAACGCTCCGGTTCATTCTATCTGCCGATGACATCATAACGGTTTGTACGCCCGAACCGACAGCTATCACAGACGCTTATGCTTTGATCAAACTGGTGGTCAAACACAATCCGGCTGCCCATATTCAACTGGTAGTAAACCGTGTGACTTCTGCGGCTGAAGGTAAGCAGGTGGCAGATAAACTGGTTCTGGTTACCAATCAGTTTCTCCATGTGCAGCTTCAAACTCTCGGGTATGTGTTTGACGACCCGAAGGTTTCGAAAGCCGTAAAGGAACAAGTGCCTTTTTATCTCCAGTATCCTGATTCGGCTGCGTCCAGAAGTATAGATCAGCTTGCAAAGAAACATTTAAATCTGAATGTAGGGATAAATCACGGTGACTCTGGGATTCGCTCCTTTCTTTCACGAATGACCCACGTTTTTCGCAACTAG
- a CDS encoding protein-glutamate methylesterase/protein-glutamine glutaminase, whose product MEPVRVLVVDDSALMRRIITDILQSDPDIQVVATARNGKDALDMLQRHQVDVVTLDIEMPVMTGMEVLPKILELHRLPVIILSSLTTAGANHTIQALELGAFDFIAKPSGSISLDLAKVSTELIGKVKAAANRRKDFQVKKTIPAFMNPVTHLGAPVRTAYANTSAAGKVTRIVAIGTSTGGPRALQTVLGGLPGDLNAAVVVVQHMPPGFTKSLANRLDQICSVRVHEAEHGQELETGHVYIAPGDYHMQVESSGGRFVVKLDKTPPVGGHRPAVNNLFRSVAALQGVALQAVILTGMGNDGAEGLKLIKQAGGKTISEAKETCVVYGMPKAAAETGCVDAVVPLHEVSKQIVSFLKN is encoded by the coding sequence ATGGAGCCTGTACGTGTGCTCGTAGTAGACGATTCCGCTCTCATGCGCCGAATTATAACAGATATATTGCAATCCGACCCGGACATTCAGGTGGTGGCCACCGCCCGCAATGGCAAGGACGCTTTGGATATGCTGCAGCGTCACCAAGTGGATGTGGTTACGCTTGATATTGAAATGCCAGTCATGACAGGGATGGAAGTTTTGCCCAAGATCCTTGAGCTTCATCGTCTCCCGGTGATTATTCTGAGCAGCTTGACCACTGCGGGGGCGAATCATACAATTCAGGCGCTTGAGTTGGGGGCTTTTGATTTTATCGCAAAACCATCCGGCTCCATCTCACTGGATCTGGCAAAGGTAAGCACGGAATTGATCGGCAAAGTGAAGGCCGCTGCAAACCGCAGAAAGGATTTTCAAGTAAAGAAAACGATACCTGCCTTCATGAATCCTGTAACCCATCTTGGCGCTCCCGTGCGTACCGCATATGCAAATACATCGGCAGCCGGCAAGGTAACACGGATTGTGGCCATTGGCACCTCGACAGGTGGACCGCGAGCGCTGCAAACGGTTTTGGGAGGTTTGCCCGGAGATTTGAATGCGGCAGTTGTGGTAGTGCAGCATATGCCTCCCGGTTTTACCAAATCATTGGCTAACCGTCTTGACCAGATCTGCTCCGTTCGGGTTCACGAAGCGGAACACGGACAAGAATTGGAAACGGGTCACGTTTACATTGCACCGGGTGATTACCATATGCAGGTGGAGAGTTCCGGAGGCAGGTTTGTGGTGAAACTTGACAAGACTCCGCCCGTTGGGGGACACCGTCCGGCAGTCAACAACCTGTTCCGATCGGTTGCCGCGTTGCAGGGAGTGGCATTGCAGGCCGTAATTCTCACCGGAATGGGAAACGACGGTGCGGAAGGTTTGAAGTTAATCAAACAGGCCGGCGGCAAAACGATCTCAGAAGCAAAAGAAACATGTGTGGTGTACGGCATGCCGAAAGCGGCCGCCGAAACGGGCTGTGTCGATGCGGTTGTGCCTTTGCATGAAGTTTCCAAGCAGATTGTGAGCTTCTTAAAGAACTAG
- a CDS encoding chemotaxis protein CheA: protein MDMNQYLEMFIEESKEHLQAINDNLLSLEQSPQDLEIINLIFRSAHTLKGMAATMGFEKMAHLTHEMENGLDLMRNNKLPVTEQVMDVLFRCVDILESQLADIIEKGTDSTIEIEDTLKKLTSVIEGKPTAEPSSPVQSDSVRAVCSFNSYEQTVIKESAANGKNVFLIRVVLDQSCVLRAARSYMVFNALENLGEIIKSEPSVEDIEEEKFDFEFKMVLVTDSDEETVKQAVLQVSEVSLAEVITIDPAKLETEQAMAEAAAAAATILPMNPVNPTAANSSEKDKPQAAGNGKQQVDAKKLSAGKSVRVDIERLDILMNLFSELVIDKTRLEQIARDSNNPELVETVEHMSRVSTDLQNIVMTIRMVPVETVFNRFPRMVRDLAKELNKKIDFEILGAETELDRTVIDEIGDPLVHILRNALDHGLETPEERIKAGKNDTGRLQLVAYHSGNHVFIEISEDGRGIDRNKILKKAIERGLVDSARAESYTNEQVFDLLFRSGFSTAEKISDVSGRGVGLDVVKSKIESLGGRVVVNSVLGEGTKFIIQLPLTLSIIQAMLVQISDEKYAIPLTSIIETANLKRNEIKSVHGQMVMDFRGRVVPLVYLDQVFSIPRSVPKDDEEENVVIVRKGDKLAALVVDSFIGQQEVVLKSLGKYLSGGIFGISGSTILGDGQVALILDCNALIH from the coding sequence ATGGACATGAATCAATACCTGGAGATGTTCATTGAAGAGTCAAAAGAACACCTGCAGGCTATCAATGACAACTTGTTGTCGCTGGAACAGTCTCCACAGGATCTGGAGATTATAAACCTGATTTTCCGTTCGGCCCATACCTTGAAGGGCATGGCTGCCACCATGGGGTTCGAAAAGATGGCTCATCTTACCCATGAGATGGAAAACGGTCTGGATTTGATGAGAAATAATAAACTTCCGGTTACGGAACAGGTCATGGATGTTCTTTTCCGTTGTGTTGACATTCTGGAATCCCAGTTGGCCGACATTATCGAGAAAGGAACCGATTCCACAATCGAAATTGAGGACACTTTGAAGAAACTGACCTCTGTTATTGAGGGAAAACCAACGGCAGAACCTTCCAGTCCCGTTCAATCGGATTCCGTCAGGGCGGTCTGTTCTTTCAATTCCTATGAACAAACGGTAATCAAAGAATCGGCTGCCAACGGCAAAAACGTTTTCTTGATCCGGGTCGTGCTGGACCAATCCTGTGTGCTTCGTGCCGCCCGTTCCTATATGGTGTTCAATGCCCTTGAGAATCTGGGGGAGATCATCAAATCGGAACCAAGTGTGGAAGACATTGAGGAAGAGAAGTTCGACTTCGAGTTCAAAATGGTACTGGTAACCGATTCGGATGAAGAGACTGTCAAACAGGCGGTCCTGCAGGTGTCTGAAGTATCCTTGGCTGAAGTGATAACCATCGATCCGGCAAAACTGGAGACAGAACAAGCCATGGCTGAGGCTGCAGCTGCTGCCGCCACTATTCTGCCAATGAACCCGGTGAATCCAACTGCTGCAAATTCTTCAGAGAAAGACAAACCACAAGCAGCCGGAAACGGAAAGCAGCAAGTGGACGCGAAGAAACTGTCCGCAGGCAAATCGGTCCGTGTGGACATCGAGCGACTCGATATTCTAATGAATCTGTTCAGCGAATTGGTTATCGACAAAACCCGTCTGGAACAAATCGCCCGTGACAGCAACAATCCGGAATTGGTCGAGACAGTTGAACATATGTCCCGGGTGAGCACCGATCTGCAAAACATAGTGATGACCATTCGAATGGTGCCTGTTGAAACGGTGTTTAACCGTTTCCCGCGAATGGTTCGGGATTTGGCCAAAGAATTGAACAAGAAAATTGATTTTGAGATTCTTGGTGCGGAGACGGAACTCGACCGGACTGTAATTGACGAGATCGGAGACCCGCTGGTTCACATCCTGCGCAATGCTTTGGACCACGGGTTGGAAACTCCCGAAGAAAGAATTAAGGCAGGCAAGAATGATACCGGCAGATTGCAGTTGGTTGCCTACCATTCCGGAAACCATGTTTTTATTGAGATCTCGGAAGACGGTCGGGGAATTGACCGCAATAAAATTCTGAAAAAGGCCATTGAAAGAGGACTCGTTGATTCTGCACGGGCTGAATCCTACACAAACGAACAGGTGTTCGATCTTTTGTTCCGTTCCGGATTCAGCACCGCCGAAAAAATTTCGGACGTGTCAGGACGCGGCGTTGGTTTGGATGTTGTAAAAAGCAAGATTGAATCCCTGGGCGGCCGTGTGGTTGTCAATTCCGTTCTTGGGGAAGGAACCAAGTTCATTATCCAATTGCCGTTGACATTGTCGATTATTCAGGCAATGCTGGTGCAAATCAGTGATGAAAAGTATGCCATTCCGCTTACTTCCATCATTGAAACGGCAAATCTGAAGCGTAATGAAATCAAGAGTGTGCACGGACAAATGGTGATGGATTTCCGCGGACGGGTTGTTCCGCTTGTCTATCTCGATCAAGTGTTTTCGATTCCCCGTTCCGTGCCGAAGGATGATGAGGAAGAGAATGTGGTGATTGTTCGCAAAGGGGACAAGCTGGCTGCGCTGGTTGTCGATTCCTTCATCGGGCAACAAGAGGTCGTCCTGAAATCGCTGGGTAAGTATCTGTCCGGCGGCATATTCGGCATTTCCGGTTCTACAATTTTAGGCGACGGACAGGTGGCCCTGATTCTGGATTGCAACGCATTGATACATTAA